ATCGTCGATCTGTTCATCGGACGCCTCCGCGACCGCCTGCTCGACCGCGACCTCACGATCGAGCTGTCGGTTCCGGCCAAGGAGCGCCTCATCGAGGTCGGGTTCGACCCGTCCCTCGGTGCCCGTCCGCTCCGTCGCGCGATGCAGAACGAGGTCGAGGACAGGCTCTCCGAGCGCATCCTGCAGGGCGAGCTCAACGCCGGCAATCACATCAACGTGGACTTCGTCGACGGTGAATTCACCTTCAAGACGATCTCTCCCGAGCCGCTCGCGGCGATCACCGCCGAGGGTGCTGGCGCCGTCTCGATCGACAAGATCTAGCGCGGGCCGGGCCCAACCCGCCCGCTCCCGCACTCGAAGGGCCGTCCACTCCGGTGGGCGGCCCTTCGCCCCCCCCCCGTCCCTGCCCTCCTCGCCGCCCCCAACCTCGCCCCCATCCTGAATCGAGTGGGCGATTTGGGCCCCAAAACGGCCGTTTTGGGGCCCAAGCCGCCCACTCGATTGACAGGGTGGGGCGGGAAGTGCGAGGCGGGGGCGCGGGACGGGGCGAGGGCGCGGGACGGGGTGGGGCGGGCGTTTTTGGGATCAGGGATGGGTGCGGGAGGATGGAGCATGACCGAGACGACGCCCGCAACCTCCAACGCCGCACCCGCAACGGGGACGGGCGTGGGCGCGAAGCGCGGCAGCGTCACGGTGCGACGGGCTCGCACGAGCGATGTGCCGTGGATCCAGAAGCTCACCGAGCCGCTGGTGCAGGAGCGCGTGCTGCTCGGCAAGGACTCCGTCGTGCTCTACGAGGCGGTGCAGGAGTTCCGCATCGCCGTCGACGAGCACGGCACCCCGGTCGGCTGCGGCGCGCTGCACGTCTTCTGGGAAGACCTGGGTGAGGTGCGCACCCTCGCCGTCGACCGGGAGTACCTCGGCAAGGGTGTCGGCCATGCGCTGCTCGAACGCATCGAGGCGGATGCCCGGGAGCTCGGCCTCAGCCGCCTGTTCTGCCTCACGTTCGAGGTCTCGTTCTTCGAACGGCACGATTTCGTCGCCTCGCCGCTCTCGCTCGTCGCGCCCGAGGTGTACGCCGAGCTCGTGCGCTCGCCCGATGAGGGTGTAGCCGAGTTCCTCGACCTCGCCCGTGTGAAGCCGAACACCCTCGGCAACACGCGCATGCTGAAGCACCTCTAGCGGTGGCGGCAGTGGCGCCGGAGCCTGAGCACGTGGCCGGTTCACCCGGCGGGCCGGTCGCCCCCGGGCATCCGGTGCCGTACCAGGTGTGCGTCTGCTACCTGCTGCGCGAGCGAGCGGATGGTCGAACCGAGGTTCTGCTCGGCCGGAAGCTCACCGGGCTGGGCATCGGCAAGCTCGTCGGTCCGGGCGGCAAGATCGAGAAGGGGGAGACCGCGGTCGAGGCCATCGCTCGCGAGATCGAGGAGGAGACGGGCATCCGTGTCGCCGCCTCCGACCTGCACGAGGTCGGCTTTCTCGACTACGAGTTTCCGCACAGGCGCTCGTGGAGCCAGCAGTCGACCGTGTTCACGGCCATGCGCTGGGAGGGGGAGCCGGTCGCGTCCGACGAGCTCGCGCCGGAATGGTTCGCGGTCGACGCGATCCCGTTCGAGCTGATGTGGGACGACGCGAAGCACTGGCTGCCCGGCGTTCTCGCAGGCGGCAGCGTGCGCGCGTGGTTCTCGTTCGCGCCCGACAACGCGACCGTCGCCGAGAGCGACCTCCCACTCGCCTGAAGCGCCGCCCGCTCGCCTGCCGAGCGGCGAGGCGCCGCCAACGCGAGCGGGCCCGGCGCCCGCCCTCCCGCGATGGGAAGCGCAGGCGCCGGGCCCGCAGGGCGCCGAGCGGCGGGGATCAGGCGTTGACGGCCGAGGTCTCCTTGGCGTCGTCCTCTTCGAGCGAGTCGACCGGCTGCTCCGTCGCACGCTTCGGGTTCTTCGCCACGATCACGAGCAGCGCCGTCCCGACGGTGCCGATCAGGATCGCCAGCACGTAGAGGAACGGCAGGCCAACGAGGGGCGTCACCCAGATTCCACCGTGCGGGGCGCGGAGCATGGATCCGGATACGGCGACCAGGCCACCGGTCACGTGTGGGCGCGGAGGAACCTCACGAGGTCGTCGGTGGCGCGCCGGGAGACGGCCATGATGCGGGGGTAGGTGACCCAGCCGTGGGTCGCCTCCGGGTAGACGTGGACCTCGGTCAGCACCCGTGCTTCTACGAGGCGTTCGGCGTAGCGAATACCCTGGTCACGGAGCACATCGTGGGCCGCGAGCTGTACCAGCGCGGGCGGAAGTCCGCTCAGGTCTTCGGCGCGGAGCGGGGCCGCCCGGGCATCCGTACGCACCGGATCGGCGGGGTCGTCGCCCAGGTAGAGGTCGAAGAACCGGCGCATGTCCGTTTGGTGCAGAACGGGTTTCTCGGCGTTCTGGCGCATCGACCGGTCATCGAGATCGGTGTCGGTCACCGGGTAGATGAGGCCCTGCGCGCCGATCACCGGGCCGCCCCGGTCGCACGTGAGGAGGGTGAGCACTGCGGCGAGGTTGCCGCCCGCGCTGTCGCCGAAGACGGCGAGCCGGCCGGGGTCGCCGCCGAGGCTGCGGGCGTTCTCGGCGGCCCACTCGAGCGCGCTGTACGCGTCGTCGACAGCGGCGGGGAACGGATGCTCGGGGGCGAGCCGGTAGTCGACCGCGATCACGATGGCTCCGAGCTCGGCCGCTACCTGGCTCGGCAGCCAGTCGCACATATCGAGCGCGCCGAAGAGGGTCCAGCCGCCGCCGTGGAAGTAGAGGGCGACCGGGAGGGTCGAGGTGTCGCGGGTGGCCGGGGCGGCGGCGGCGGTGGGCGGGGCGCTGCGTGTGGGTCGGGTGGGCGCGGGGCGAGCGCGTGCGGTGCGAGCGGGCGCGGTGCGAGCGGGCGCGGTGCCCGGTTTCGGCCGGTAGATGCGCACGGGCAGGTCCCCGGCGGGAGTCGGGATGGTGCGATCATCCACCAGCACGCCCCGGTGCCGCGCGCCGAACAGCAGGCGGCGGGCGAACGCGGGCACGTGCTGCATCGTCTGGTTGTGCGCGATGTCCTTCGGCGTCATGGTGGCGACGTGCATGGAGGGGAAGCGGTCCATCACCCGGCCCCAGGCGAGCACGCGGCGGGGGATCGCGGTCATCGGCTGTGCTCGCGGGCGGGTGTGCCGGCGGTGCTGCGGCCGCTGTCGCCGCCGCGGCCCCCGCGGCCGCCGCTGCCGCCGCGGGGGCCGCCGCCGCTGGTGCCGCCGTGGGTGCCCGCGCCGCCGCCGCCCACATACCCGCGGTCGTCTGTCAGCCGGGGTGACCGGGGGACCTCGCCCGATGCCACTCCCGCGCTGAACACCGACAGTGCCACATCGCTTCGGCCGAGGGACAGGCGCTTCCGCAGCAGTCCGTGCGCGAGCGGCGAGTCGATGAGTTCGGAGTGCGGCGAGACGACGAGGCCGAGCGTGTGGGCGTGCAGCCACAGGCGTTGCAGCACGCGTCCCGCCTCCAGGGCGTCGGGTTCCGAGACGCCGATCCGGCTGTCCATCGCGGCCGTGGTGCGCGGGCCGTCATCGAGCGCGGCCAGCCGGGCGTTCGCGACCAGCACCAGGTGCGTCGCCGACTCTGGGTCGCTCTCGCTGAGCGAGAGGGCGAGCGGGCGCAGGGTGCGCGCCCGTTCGAGCGACTCGGCGGCGCGGCCCACCACCCCGGCTGCCCCCACGAGCGGGTTCTGGATGCGCCGCCACCGCGTCGCGGGCGCAGCGAGCCGGGCCAGCGGGGCCGGGATGCCGAGCATCGCGTCGGTCATCCCGTCACGGGTGTAACGCGGATGGGCGGGGTCGAGCCGCAGCCACTGCAGAAGCTCCTTCGCCACACTCGGGCGCGACGCCGTGAACGCGATGCCGAGCCGGCTGAGGTACGCCATCGCCTTGTCGTCGAGCCGCCGGAGGGTGAGCCACGGCGGCAGGTCGACGTCGCTGAGCGTGTCCCAGGTGGCCGGATGCCCGACCAGCCGGCCCCGGAAAACCGCCCTGTCGCGCACGTCGGCGGACGTGAAGGGGTGCGCGCGGTGCGCCGGCGCGGTGCCGGGCGGGGTGCCGGTGGAAGCGGCGGGGGTGGGCAACGCGGTGCCGGGCGGGGCGACAGGTGGCAGGGAGGTGGAGCGCACAGATCCGGTGGCGGGCGGAGTCCCTGTAGGTGGGGGCGGGGTGCCGGCCGGGGTGCCGGTGGGGACGAGGCTGACCCGCAGCACGGGGCGTGCGCCGTCGGCCGGGCCGGTCAGCGGGAGTTCCTCGAGCCGTTCGAGCTGGGCCAGGGTTTCGACGCGGGTGTCGAAACCGGCCTCCGCGGCGCCGATCGCGAAGCTCTCGACCCAGGCGCCGAGCGCGAGCACGACGTCACGGAAGCTCGGATCCCCCGCAGGCAGCGTGCGGCTCGGCACGACGCACACCTCGATGGCTGCGCCACCTGCGTCGGCGCCGCTGGCCGCACCGCCACCGCCGGACGCACCGCCGGACGCGCCATCGCCTGCCGCACCGCCATCGGCCGCGCTGCCTGTCGCGCCGGCGACGGCATCCCCGCCACCTCCGACGATGTGCGGCGACCACGGCTGCGTGTTGTGCGGCGACGGCGCGCGTCCCGCCAGCGTGATCAGGCTCGCGAGCAGGTCGGCGGTGGGGTGGTCGGTCACGGGGTGGCTCCCTCGGATGTGGGCGGTGGCGCGGCGGGCGGTGGCGCGGCAGCGGTGGGCCGCGCGGCGGTGGTCGGCGGAGGCGCGACGGCACCCCGGGCATCCGCTGAGTCGCCTGCGGCGGCAGCCCGGGCATCCAGAGCCTGCCCCTGCTGCAGCGGGCGCCGGTAGAACGTGTAGCCGTGCAGCGTCCGCCCGCCGAAGCGTGCGAACTGGGCTGTCGAGGCGGGGTTATCGCGGCCGACGTAGGTGCTCCGGAGCGCGCGGTACCCGCCGGCGACCAGGTTCGCCTGCAACTGCCGGCTCAGCAGGCTGAGGATGCCCTGCCCCTGCCGCTCGGGATCCGTGCCTTGGATCACGAGGATCGCCTCGCGGCGGTACCGACCACGCGTCAGGAGCAGCTGCACCTGGTGGAGCGGCCCGAGCCGACCGCCGACCCGCTGCACGAACTCGGTGATGTCGGGTACGACGAGCACGAACGCCACCGCCCTGCCCGACGCGCTGTCGCGGGCGAGCAGGAGCAACTGCTCGTCGAGCAGGAACGTGAGGCCGTCGGTCGCCGAAGCCATCTCGGCCGCGGAGATCTCGGTGTAGTACGGCAGCTGGGCGAACGACGCGTTGAGGAGAGTGAGCAGTTCGGGCACGAGCCGCTTCATTTCACGCTTCGAGCCGTGAGCCAAGGTCAGGCCGGCGGCCGCCCATTCGGCGGGCGTCGGTTCGGCTGCCGGGGCCGCGCCCATTTCGACGAGCCAGGTGTCGGCCTCGCCCCAGCGCTCGAAACCTTCCGCCTCGTAGACGATCGGCACGAATTCGTCGTTCCAGGCGGAGTCGACGAACCCGCGCTCGCCGAACCCGGAGGTGATGACGCCTCCGGCCTGGTTGGGCAGCAGCGAGACCGGTCCGAAGAGGGCGTCGGCGGAGCCGCCCGACCGCGCGCGTGCGCGCCGGTCGAGTTCGGCGAAGAGCGCGCTCGCCGCCTCCCCGTCACGGAACTCGGTCGCCCCGAACAGCTGCAGCCGCTCGCCGAATTTTGCGTCGAGCCGCCGGTCGGTGTGGGAGGTCGTGCGGCCGACGACGGTTCCGCTGCTGTCGCGGGCGAGCAGCAGGTCGATGGGCTCCGGATGCGGGCTCCGCCCGGTGAACCACGACCGGATGCTCGCCTCCAGCAGAGGCACCGCGAGGTTCCGCGGCTGGAGGCCGAGCGGCATCGCGATGAACTCGTCGAGTGCGGCGCGGGTGCTGACCTGCTCCACGGTGACGGTCACGGCGCCTCCCCATCGGCGCGTGGCGCGGGTGGCTCCGGGGCGCCGGGCGCCGGGGGTGCGGGGGTGGCGGGCGCCGGGTGTGCCTGGGCTGCGGTGGGCGCCGGAGGTGTGCTGTCCTCGGGAGCCACCGCGTTGTCGGCAGGTGCCTCGCCCGGCGCGAGGTGCAGGCGGATGTAACCACCGGTGCCGTTCCTGGTGTCGCGGGTGATCCATTGCATGAGAGTGCGGTGGGCCGGAAGCCTGGCGAATGACAGGAGATCGTCGCGCGTGGCGAAGAAGGCGAGGGTTCCGAGGGTGAAGGGCGGCTCCCAGTACACCGTGTGCCACACGTAGCCGCGGAGCGTCTGCATGCGCGCCACCATCGGATACCACGTGCGTGACAGCTGCACGAGCGCCCGCGGGCCGCGGTACTTGGTCGCCCCGATGAACATCGCGCGGGCATCCGTCACCGGTATCCCGCCCCCCTGCTCCTGAATCGAAACCCCGAAAGTTGTCGCTCTGGCTCGCGGATACCGACTACTTTCGGGGTTTCGATCGGCCGTGGCCGTGGCCGTGGCCGTTCCCGTGGTCGTGGGCCGGGCGACGGGCGGGCCGGCGGAGCCGCGCGCGGCCTCGACCGAGGTGGGGGTGAAGGTGGGGATGTGCGCCATCACGTTGCCTTCCGCGCGCCAGACGCCGTTGCTGTACCCGCTCGGGTCGGCGGCGAGTACGGCCGTGGATGTCGCGGCCCCCGTCCCCGCTCGGCCGAGTGCCTCGGTGGCGGTGTGGGCGTCGCGGGCGGTGGCGAAGCACGCGACGACACCCTGCGAGAACCCGCGGCGCGTGAACCGCTTGGACCAGATGTGGCCGTCCGCGCGCTGAAGCGCCGTGGCGATCTCGCCGGGGGACAGGGCGGATGCCTCAGCGCGGCCCCGCGACCCGCGGGCGACCTCCACCACGACCATCGCCTCGGCCTGCCCCTGCTTCGGCGCCCGCGAGAAGTCGGTGGTCCTCATGGCCCCTCGGCGCCCGCCGCGCCGCCCGCGGCACCGCTGCCACCCGCGGCACCGCCGGCACCCGCCTCGCCGCCCGCGGCACCGCCGCCCCCCGCAGCGCCACCCGCGGCGCCCGCCGCGCCACTCGCACCGGCTACCGGCGCGGCACCGCCGCCGCCCGCCGCACCGCGGTCCGCGGCATCCACCAGGTACACGTTCTTGATCTTCGACGACCCGTGCTCGAACACTCCCGTGCCGTGGTCGTGCACCTCGACGCGCACGTCGGCGGCCGTCGGATCCTCCTCGAGCGACTGGGCGATGTCGCGCGAGACGCTCGCGAGGTGGCGGAGCACGCCGGCGGCCGACGCCTCGCGCAGGGCCTGCCGGTCATCCGGAGCCAGCGAGGCACCGGCGCGCAGCTGCAGGTGGATGACCGGCCGCTGCTCGAGCCCGCCGATGTCGAGCAGGCTGAGCTTGAACGACTCGATGTTCGACGCATAGGGATTGTCGAGGTACAGACCGTTCTCCACGTCGATCGGATAGATGTTGGCCCCCATGTAGGAGATCGTGGAATCTTTCCGCCCGAAGAGCAGCACGAACGGCAGCTTCATGCGCTGCGAGGAGAACGCCCGCTCGAAGGCGAGTGCAAGACGCGGGAACCGGCCCACGAGCGCCTGCATCTCGGGGAACGTCACGATCGCCGCCTCGTCACCGATGTTGTAGCGCACCTTCGGGCTCATGATCGCGGTCGAGTTGAGCGTCACGAGCAGTTCGCCCTCGGCGGTGGTCTCGAGGTAGGTCTCGAGCGGGTTGTACTGGAACACCATCGGCGTGCGGTCTTCGCCCTCGCCGAGCACGAGCTCGCGCAGATCGGCGTTCGCCACGAGGCTCCGGCGCAACCACACCGAGAGGTCGCTCTCGCCGGCCATGCCGATCGTGAGGTCGGAGGCGCCGTACCCCGAGTAGACCCGCACGAACCGCTTCTCGATGTAGTCGCGGAGCCCCTCGGTGAGCGCTTCGCCGCCGACGAAACCGTTGAGTTCGTGGGCGTCCCAGTCGAAGCCGTCGGCGTCGAGGCGATCGCGCAGGTGCTTCAGGAAGGGTGGGTAGGCGCTGACGAGATAGGTGTAACCCGGCCCGAAGTGCGCGAGAGTGTCGACGATCTTGTCGATGTCGGGCCCGGTGTTCTTCACCATCGCCACCTTCGACATGGCAAGACCCGTGTTCGTTCCGGTGGCCCACGCTCCCATCGAGAAGGCGTTGATGCAGAACAGCCGGCGGCTGCCGAAGAGCAGGGTGATGTAGCCCGCCACGTTCTTGTGCACCGTGTCGAGTTCGTCTTTCGAGCGCATCCAGTTGTAGGGGGTGCCGCTCGAACCGCTCGACTCGTCGACGACGGTTCCAATGGTGACGATCTCACCGTTCCAGCAGCGATCCTCCTCCGAGAAGCGGTCGACGTACTCCTTCTTCGACGTCGGCTGGTACGACGACAGGTTCCACCAGTCGAAGACGAAGTCGTGCTCGTCGAGGTAGCGGCGGTAGGCCGGTACGTCGAGGTAGGCCTGCTGGCAGATGGCCCAGGCGTTCCAGCGGGCGAAGCGTTCGAACGACGGGTGGTAGTGCCGGGCGGTGAAGCGCCACAGCACAGGGTGCAACCGGTAGACCCCGTAGAAGGCGGTGACGATCGCCGTCGAGAGGCGCAGCACGGCCTGCCGGAGCAGCCGAGTCGGGCGCGGCGTGGGGCGGCTCAGCCTGGACAAGCGATCTCCTCCCGGGGATGCCGCGTCGATCATCCCCGGGAACAGTCTAGGCGGTCAAGCCGCGTCAAGCTGAGAATTCGTCACCGCTCGATCGCGCTCGCAGAAATCCTAGGCGAGACCGAGTTGCTGCAGCATCCCGAGCTGGTCGCTGCTGCCCCAGCGTTCGACCATCTTGCCGTTCTCGAACCGGCTGATCTGCAGGCCGCGGAAGGACACACTGCGGCCGGTCGCGTCGTGGCCCATCAGCGGGCCCTGGTGGGTGCCGGTCGCCGTGTAGGCGAAGGACACGTCGGTGTCATTTGCGACGAGCCTCTCGACCTCCAGCGCAAAGTCGGGGAAGGCCGTGACGAGCTCGGTGAACAGCGCCTTGTAGCCTTCAGGGCCGGCGACCTGGCCGGGGCCCGGGTCGTTGTCGACACAGTCGGCCGCGACGAGGTCGTCGAACGCGGCGAAGTCACGGTTGTTCACCGCTTCGCCGAACTTCTGCTGCACTTCGATGTTGGATTCCTCTGACATGTCGTTGCCTTTCTGTCGCGGGGTACACGTCCGTGCCCCGTTCCGAGACTATGTTCACGGCCCGACTCCAGGCAGAGGGTTGCGCGGGGGCGGGGAAACCGACAGCCTCCGGGACCGGCGGGCCGGTCATCCACCGCACTATTCTGGAGACGACGGACGCAGCACAGCCTGCCGGTCGGAGGAGATCACGATGGTGTTGAACGGTGTCGGAGTCGGACGATCGGTCGCCGTGGGGCCGACGCTGCGGATGCCCGAACCCCTCTCCGAGCCGGTCGACGAGGTCGCCACAGAGCCGCAGCAGGAGGCGTTCGCGCGCGTGCAGGCCGCCCTCACTGCCGTCTCCGAAGACCTGTCGGCGCGGGGTGAGAAGGCCGGCGGGCAGGCGCAGGACGTGTTGAACGCCCAGGCGCTGATGGCCGCCGATCCGACCATCGTCGAAGACATCGAGGCCCGGCTCGGCGACGGCAAGACGGGTGAGCGCGCCGTATTCGAGGCCTATGCCGGCTTCCGCGACCTGCTCGTGCAGATGGGCGGCTACATGGCCGAACGAGCCACCGACCTCGACGATGTCTCCCGCCGCGTGATCGCGCAGCTGAGGGGCGTGCCGGCGCCGGGCATCCCCGAATCGGACGCCCCGTTCATCCTCGTCGCCCACGACCTCGCGCCCGCAGACACGGCGCTGCTCGACCTCGGGAAGGTGATGGGGTTGATCACTCGC
Above is a genomic segment from Subtercola boreus containing:
- a CDS encoding phenylacetate--CoA ligase family protein, whose amino-acid sequence is MSRLSRPTPRPTRLLRQAVLRLSTAIVTAFYGVYRLHPVLWRFTARHYHPSFERFARWNAWAICQQAYLDVPAYRRYLDEHDFVFDWWNLSSYQPTSKKEYVDRFSEEDRCWNGEIVTIGTVVDESSGSSGTPYNWMRSKDELDTVHKNVAGYITLLFGSRRLFCINAFSMGAWATGTNTGLAMSKVAMVKNTGPDIDKIVDTLAHFGPGYTYLVSAYPPFLKHLRDRLDADGFDWDAHELNGFVGGEALTEGLRDYIEKRFVRVYSGYGASDLTIGMAGESDLSVWLRRSLVANADLRELVLGEGEDRTPMVFQYNPLETYLETTAEGELLVTLNSTAIMSPKVRYNIGDEAAIVTFPEMQALVGRFPRLALAFERAFSSQRMKLPFVLLFGRKDSTISYMGANIYPIDVENGLYLDNPYASNIESFKLSLLDIGGLEQRPVIHLQLRAGASLAPDDRQALREASAAGVLRHLASVSRDIAQSLEEDPTAADVRVEVHDHGTGVFEHGSSKIKNVYLVDAADRGAAGGGGAAPVAGASGAAGAAGGAAGGGGAAGGEAGAGGAAGGSGAAGGAAGAEGP
- a CDS encoding alpha/beta hydrolase, whose protein sequence is MTAIPRRVLAWGRVMDRFPSMHVATMTPKDIAHNQTMQHVPAFARRLLFGARHRGVLVDDRTIPTPAGDLPVRIYRPKPGTAPARTAPARTARARPAPTRPTRSAPPTAAAAPATRDTSTLPVALYFHGGGWTLFGALDMCDWLPSQVAAELGAIVIAVDYRLAPEHPFPAAVDDAYSALEWAAENARSLGGDPGRLAVFGDSAGGNLAAVLTLLTCDRGGPVIGAQGLIYPVTDTDLDDRSMRQNAEKPVLHQTDMRRFFDLYLGDDPADPVRTDARAAPLRAEDLSGLPPALVQLAAHDVLRDQGIRYAERLVEARVLTEVHVYPEATHGWVTYPRIMAVSRRATDDLVRFLRAHT
- a CDS encoding 8-oxo-dGTP diphosphatase, which produces MAGSPGGPVAPGHPVPYQVCVCYLLRERADGRTEVLLGRKLTGLGIGKLVGPGGKIEKGETAVEAIAREIEEETGIRVAASDLHEVGFLDYEFPHRRSWSQQSTVFTAMRWEGEPVASDELAPEWFAVDAIPFELMWDDAKHWLPGVLAGGSVRAWFSFAPDNATVAESDLPLA
- a CDS encoding ester cyclase, which encodes MSEESNIEVQQKFGEAVNNRDFAAFDDLVAADCVDNDPGPGQVAGPEGYKALFTELVTAFPDFALEVERLVANDTDVSFAYTATGTHQGPLMGHDATGRSVSFRGLQISRFENGKMVERWGSSDQLGMLQQLGLA
- a CDS encoding amino-acid N-acetyltransferase, with protein sequence MTETTPATSNAAPATGTGVGAKRGSVTVRRARTSDVPWIQKLTEPLVQERVLLGKDSVVLYEAVQEFRIAVDEHGTPVGCGALHVFWEDLGEVRTLAVDREYLGKGVGHALLERIEADARELGLSRLFCLTFEVSFFERHDFVASPLSLVAPEVYAELVRSPDEGVAEFLDLARVKPNTLGNTRMLKHL